The nucleotide sequence CCTCCAAACCCTGTTCGTTCTTTCCAGCGGAATGTTGCTCGGGCCGGGCTATGGCATCGTTTCCATGGCGGCGTATGCCGCGATGGGAGCGGCGGGGTTGCCGGTTTTCACGGGCGCCGCTTCCGGGATCGGCATATGGAGCGGCGTTACCGCCGGCTACCTGGCCGGGTTCGTTCTTTTTGCCGGGATCTCGGGGTGGGCTTTCCGGCAGGTGCGGTTCCGGGGTCTGAGGCCGCAGCTTCAATGCGGGCTTTTCTACCTGGGGGATATCGCGTTTATTCTGATTCCGGGAACCGTCGTCCTGAAAATCGTCGTCGGAACCGGCTGGGCGACGGCGGCCGCGCTTGGTTTCTAC is from bacterium and encodes:
- a CDS encoding biotin transporter BioY, with protein sequence MNTVATVPLSFRILSVRETWLKMTLAVAFACLTAVGAQVRIPLPFTPVPLTLQTLFVLSSGMLLGPGYGIVSMAAYAAMGAAGLPVFTGAASGIGIWSGVTAGYLAGFVLFAGISGWAFRQVRFRGLRPQLQCGLFYLGDIAFILIPGTVVLKIVVGTGWATAAALGFYPFLFGDLLKVIAAYTGTRFLERRFPVGDD